From a single Diachasmimorpha longicaudata isolate KC_UGA_2023 chromosome 15, iyDiaLong2, whole genome shotgun sequence genomic region:
- the LOC135169511 gene encoding serine/threonine-protein phosphatase 6 regulatory ankyrin repeat subunit C-like — protein sequence MSGVCVTSDGGKKVTNDPDDSGNLERPEEHFGTRVNENNGKSGRQDVSMWDESEYSCNDETASAASSASLGSHESNEFNESSGYNSPGNEGDLKCRGVEELEGLEGLSLDDGPIRAGGGNATGTNNVGWEAGDNSDRFYEAVRIGDCRRVEEMLGEGAIVDVDEPNWNVSGDPPLLVAATNHCYDVLRLLLAKGCNPGVRSPRGETALHRAIINRGPFKARKFVEELLRHGCSPGVKEAGGGLTALHMLTRQLAHAYSSRISQVDFQEALETLSVLAKAGAVNERDHQGRNALHILASSITFDNSRAEIESVIGALLSAGGDPLQKNDRGETPLHEALEFGALNTADLLIPHTPTGLTSRYGETPLHIASRKNYLQIVDKLLMRNENPRAQDAGGNTPVHLAAARGYHNVVSQLMTSNLVQLEINNDEGLTALQVAAESGFIDTVKVLIDAGADLTCIKGSTTIYHRHPDISMVIDKERTKRKENHT from the exons ATGAGTGGAGTATGTGTCACCTCTGACGGTGGCAAAAAAGTGACAAATGATCCCGATGACTCGGGGAATTTGGAGCGTCCGGAGGAGCATTTTGGAACTcgagtgaatgaaaataatggaaaaagtgGAAGACAGGATGTCTCCATGTGGGATGAGAGCGAGTATTCGTGCAACGATGAAACAGCGAGTGCTGCTTCATCAGCGAGTTTAGGGAGTCACGAGTCAAATGAGTTCAACGAGTCATCTGGTTACAATTCCCCGGGTAATGAGGGGGATCTAAAGTGTCGGGGTGTAGAGGAGTTGGAGGGGCTCGAGGGACTATCCCTAGATGATGGCCCCATCCGGGCTGGGGGTGGAAACGCGACGGGGACGAACAATGTTGGCTGGGAGGCTGGTGATAATTCCGATAGATTTTACGAGGCTGTGAGAATCGGCGATTGTAGGAGAGTCGAGGAGATGCTGGGAGAGGGGGCTATTGTGGATGTTGATGAGCCTAATTGGAATGTTTCGGGAGATCCACCACTACTGGTGGCCGCCACCAATCATTGTTACGATGTTTTAAG ATTATTATTGGCAAAGGGTTGTAACCCAGGTGTCCGTTCCCCCCGAGGTGAAACGGCACTCCATCGTGCAATAATAAATCGAGGTCCATTCAAAGCCCGTAAATTTGTGGAGGAGCTTCTGCGACACGGCTGTTCCCCGGGTGTAAAAGAAGCCGGTGGTGGCTTGACAGCGCTCCACATGCTCACCCGTCAATTGGCCCACGCGTATTCATCGAGGATCTCTCAAGTGGACTTTCAAGAGGCTCTCGAGACCCTCAGTGTTTTGGCAAAGGCTGGGGCTGTCAATGAAAGGGATCACCAGGGGCGAAATGCTTTGCACATATTGGCGTCTTCAATCACATTCG ACAACAGCAGAGCCGAAATTGAGTCTGTGATAGGCGCACTGCTCTCAGCGGGGGGTGACCCGTTACAAAAAAACGATCGTGGCGAGACACCGCTGCACGAGGCCCTGGAATTCGGTGCCTTGAATACAGCCGATCTTCTGATACCTCACACACCAACGGGTTTGACGTCTCGATATGGAGAGACCCCCCTGCACATTGCATCGAGGAAAAATTACCTTCAAATTGTGGATAAACTGTTAATGCGAAACGAAAACCCGAGAGCTCAGGACGCAGGTGGCAATACTCCAGTTCATTTAGCTGCTGCCCGGGGCTACCACAACGTTGTCTCCCAGCTGATGACTTCGAATCTCGTACaattggaaattaataatGACGAGGGGCTCACGGCTCTTCAGGTGGCCGCTGAAAGCGGATTTATCGATACTGTCAAAGTTCTAATCGACGCCGGGGCCGATCTCACGTGCATCAAGGGCTCCACCACAATTTATCATCGCCATCCTGATATCTCGATGGTTATAGATAAGGAGAGAACAAAGAGAAAGGAGAATCACACTTGA